In the genome of Thermanaerothrix sp., the window AAACCTTCCGTAGCGACCAAGAATGCCCAAAGAAGCCACCCCCTCCGTATATGAGCAAGGCGGCCCCGTCGTCAGGAGACGGGGCCGCCGCGGTTCCACTCCAGTTCCCAGGCCCCCTCAACGGTTATCAAGGGTCGGCCCAGGCCCTCAAAGCCCTCTGTCGGGGGGCACCCGTGCGCCTTGCCCCCATGGGTCCTTAGACTCACAAGTTCAACACCGGAACCCATGGAGTTTTTTCGGCGCCCGCTCCGGGACGGTCTTCCCGGCGGGACCGCGGGAGCCCTCTCAGCCTTCGGGGCCCCCTCTCTGGGGCGGTGAAACGCCGGTACTCTTCCCTTCATGGCGTTAACTATTCATCTGTAGACCCAAGGTCGCCAAAGGACCTTAAATTGGGAGGTTTTATACAATATGCCGCCTTCCTTGTCAACCATGCCTCATAACTTTGTAACCGGCCAGAGATACTGTCACCCTATAAGGGGGCGGAGAAAATGTCACCATGAGAAGGGATGACGTTTTCTTGAGTGAAAAGGGATCAAGGCGGGTATATTTTATGGCGCGGTGCTTGCTTTTGGAGAAAAGGGTAAGCTGACAGCAGCCAAAGAAACCCGGGTTACCCGTCGGCGGAAGCTTGAGGCCCCTATACCCAAGGCCGTCTGGACAGGGCGGGGGCTTGGGGAGGAAGCCCTGGGATCTAGGCTTCATGGGGCCGTTAAACACAAAAAGCTTACCGCTGGAAGGGGTATTTACCGCCGGAGGGCTTTTAAAAGGAACCTGCTTATGGTATATTTCAGCGTCTGATGGATCCTAAATCGCCTTGAGGGCAGGGGCGGCCCCTTCCTCCAAGGCAAAAAACACATAAGAGTCTTCGGAGGTATGGTTGATGGCCATTCAGCGTTCCGGCGAGGATCAGGTGATAATGACCCGTGAGGGTTACGAGAAGCTAAAGCAGGAGTTGGCCTCCCTTCGGGGGGACGGCAGGTCCGAGATAGCCTCCAAGCTGGAGGAGGCCAGGGCCTTCGGGGATTTGAGCGAAAACGCGGAGTACCACGCCGCCAAGGAAGAGCAGGAGAAGCTGGAGAGCCGCATCATGTGGCTCGAGTACCAGCTCAGCAAGGCCAAGGTGGTGGAGGCCTCGGACATAGACGCCAGCATAGTGAGCCTGGGCACCAAGGTGGTTTTAAGGGACCTTGATACAAACCAAACCTTCACCTACGTTTTGGTCGGCTCCGAAGAGGCG includes:
- the greA gene encoding transcription elongation factor GreA, whose protein sequence is MAIQRSGEDQVIMTREGYEKLKQELASLRGDGRSEIASKLEEARAFGDLSENAEYHAAKEEQEKLESRIMWLEYQLSKAKVVEASDIDASIVSLGTKVVLRDLDTNQTFTYVLVGSEEADPKANRISAQSPVGKAIIGKSAGEDVLVRVPKGTRHLKIEAISID